The following proteins come from a genomic window of Phnomibacter ginsenosidimutans:
- a CDS encoding T9SS type A sorting domain-containing protein produces MKHLYAQWLRLRSRTATFAIVLTAVALIAADTTTAQVVKQFAQRSAAVSPNRKIYNIKGDFTMIGNTNLTLSTYGDNTGNGNNNMVYVDIDGDASTFNSSSANLAFSTENGAIPSCSNILFAGLYWTGRAGADATFTANKTVNTPVAVNNTQTVNHNEAIQYTAYTMSVSRQGGSGNRYPRYTFTGNGNTVTFDFTNNASNPITVTVNGNTTNVAATIATNGGFSTATFTTPYQVYSATGGITLVVNSLIRPAYPNSTGATDDTQNGSDAVVNVSGTAQGTSTISKTFNKQQVQLKGPAASAYTTITASPSDIYFPTTSEGSMYAAYAEITDYVKANGLGNYTVADMALLEGDGGSTGYYGGWGIIVVYENSKMKWRDVTVFDGYAYVAGNTVANYDLPISGFKAVQTGPVNVKVGMMAGEGDRGITGDYFQIRRASDNTFVSLSHDGNSADNFFNSSIQTGGNSRNTNVLNNTGVDIAMFNISNTNNEVIPNNATETMFRYGSTQDTYIIFNMALSVDAYIPEVQNLLTVSKINGVVPTNGTLSVKPGEEVEYKVEMRNLGTEAINNYKLVIPIPYNTTFVPGSITTAIHFTPAPTPNNAYFDPLLGSTGSVVYDFGTVPLPADASTLLAELSFKFKGTENCVILKNTNCAQTITVAGTSSGTGATSGTSFNSQPLVQGFTQNGSCAGEPITNPLIINFDVTAYNNTHCTATPSVRNFPICPVSGPSIAVSAISAEFPAGTRFYNSYPVTPSSIEYNSSNPFPATSGTSTYYAIPPAEQGCYIQFTITPCAASQTFSGKIWIDANGNRTMDGTEAKPAQGTYKVIAVAANGPDAGKVMQSASFASNGTYSISVPANPVNDNGNVVDPIYTIAIVRADAAPSVGSNYSVAPTGAMGAAPTTGSEYYITNPSDGGAGAGKFNAVGVFENVTVSSPYTPETDMDVAMQSRPVSNQVFTNLPMRPTGTFWQLDNADQMLSGLDAEDGVIETGMSKTFRLLANPTTSGSMVIKVAYDANGNGPDAADILDASADPEDNIFVDIPNYDNSKLYVFFESGMGAYSGSFTYSAVDAAGATSTEPAQYSFTAILPINGLELTGSYGSSKGNLRWTIIDGAEAAFYVLERSNTANGFKQVAVVPANGNAYNYIDDLHGYMANDAFYRVKLVRKNGTVSYSNIVSLKLAAITGLQLTPTVVSSDLQVRFNNPKAQDVSVRVINMAGQVVAQQKTTQPAGNISINVGGLERMPVGTYTVQVFAGNNVQLGKIIVQH; encoded by the coding sequence ATGAAACATCTTTACGCACAATGGTTGCGCCTGCGCAGCCGTACAGCAACTTTTGCTATTGTTCTTACCGCAGTAGCGCTGATTGCCGCTGATACGACGACTGCTCAAGTTGTGAAGCAATTTGCTCAACGCTCTGCAGCCGTAAGCCCAAACCGCAAAATCTACAACATCAAAGGTGATTTTACCATGATTGGTAATACCAACCTGACATTGTCTACCTACGGCGACAATACAGGTAACGGTAACAACAATATGGTGTATGTAGATATCGATGGCGATGCTTCTACGTTCAACTCTTCATCTGCAAACCTGGCGTTCTCTACTGAGAATGGTGCCATCCCTTCTTGCTCAAACATTTTGTTTGCAGGCTTGTACTGGACTGGTCGTGCAGGTGCTGATGCAACGTTTACCGCAAACAAGACTGTAAACACGCCTGTTGCTGTAAACAATACGCAAACAGTAAATCACAATGAAGCTATTCAGTACACTGCGTACACCATGAGTGTTTCTCGCCAGGGTGGTAGCGGGAACCGCTATCCTCGTTACACGTTTACAGGTAATGGTAATACAGTAACATTCGATTTCACTAACAACGCCAGCAACCCTATTACAGTTACTGTGAATGGTAACACTACTAACGTAGCCGCAACTATTGCTACCAATGGTGGTTTTAGCACTGCAACTTTTACCACTCCTTATCAGGTGTACAGCGCTACTGGTGGTATTACGCTTGTTGTAAATAGCCTTATTCGTCCGGCTTATCCTAACAGCACTGGTGCAACTGACGATACACAAAATGGCTCTGATGCCGTAGTGAATGTTTCAGGTACTGCACAAGGTACTTCTACCATCAGCAAAACTTTCAATAAGCAGCAAGTGCAACTGAAAGGCCCTGCTGCCAGCGCATACACTACTATTACAGCTTCACCTTCTGACATTTATTTTCCTACCACATCTGAAGGCAGCATGTATGCCGCTTATGCTGAAATTACCGACTACGTAAAAGCCAATGGCCTTGGCAACTACACTGTTGCTGACATGGCATTGCTGGAAGGCGATGGCGGTAGCACTGGTTATTATGGTGGCTGGGGCATTATTGTTGTATACGAAAACTCTAAGATGAAGTGGAGAGATGTAACCGTATTTGATGGTTACGCTTATGTAGCCGGCAATACTGTTGCCAACTATGATCTGCCCATCAGCGGTTTTAAAGCAGTACAAACTGGTCCTGTAAACGTAAAAGTTGGTATGATGGCTGGTGAAGGTGACCGTGGTATTACTGGTGACTACTTCCAGATTCGCCGTGCCAGCGACAATACTTTTGTTTCATTGTCTCACGATGGCAACAGCGCCGACAACTTTTTTAACTCTAGCATTCAGACTGGTGGCAACAGCCGCAACACAAATGTGTTGAACAACACCGGTGTTGATATTGCTATGTTCAACATCAGCAATACCAACAACGAAGTGATTCCAAACAATGCTACAGAAACCATGTTCCGCTATGGTTCTACGCAGGATACGTATATCATCTTCAACATGGCACTGTCTGTTGATGCTTACATTCCTGAAGTGCAAAACCTGTTGACTGTTAGCAAAATCAATGGTGTAGTACCTACCAACGGTACACTCAGTGTGAAGCCAGGCGAAGAAGTAGAATACAAAGTGGAAATGCGCAATCTGGGTACAGAAGCCATCAACAACTATAAGTTGGTAATTCCGATTCCTTACAACACCACATTTGTTCCTGGTAGCATTACCACAGCCATTCACTTTACTCCTGCTCCTACGCCAAACAATGCTTATTTCGATCCATTGTTAGGTTCAACTGGTTCAGTAGTATATGACTTTGGTACAGTGCCTTTGCCTGCAGATGCTTCTACCTTGTTGGCTGAACTCAGCTTCAAGTTTAAGGGTACTGAAAACTGTGTGATTCTGAAGAATACCAATTGTGCCCAAACAATCACTGTTGCCGGAACAAGTTCTGGTACTGGTGCTACTTCTGGCACTAGCTTCAATAGCCAGCCATTGGTACAAGGCTTTACTCAAAATGGTTCTTGTGCTGGTGAGCCTATCACCAATCCATTGATTATCAATTTTGATGTGACTGCCTATAACAATACTCATTGCACTGCTACTCCATCAGTACGCAACTTCCCCATTTGCCCTGTAAGCGGACCAAGCATTGCAGTATCAGCTATCAGCGCTGAGTTCCCTGCCGGTACACGTTTTTACAATTCATATCCTGTTACACCAAGCAGTATTGAATACAACAGTAGCAATCCTTTCCCAGCTACAAGTGGTACCAGCACTTACTATGCTATTCCTCCTGCTGAGCAAGGTTGTTACATTCAGTTCACTATTACACCATGTGCAGCTTCACAAACTTTCAGTGGTAAAATTTGGATTGACGCCAACGGTAACCGCACAATGGATGGCACTGAAGCTAAACCTGCACAGGGCACTTACAAAGTAATTGCTGTTGCGGCCAATGGACCTGATGCTGGTAAGGTAATGCAGTCTGCTTCTTTCGCATCTAATGGTACTTACAGCATTAGCGTTCCTGCTAACCCTGTAAATGATAATGGCAACGTAGTTGATCCTATTTACACCATTGCCATTGTACGTGCAGATGCAGCGCCTTCTGTAGGCAGCAACTACAGCGTAGCGCCTACAGGTGCTATGGGTGCAGCGCCAACTACCGGTAGCGAATATTACATCACCAACCCCAGCGATGGCGGTGCAGGTGCTGGCAAATTCAACGCCGTAGGTGTATTTGAAAATGTAACCGTTTCTTCTCCTTATACTCCGGAAACTGACATGGATGTTGCGATGCAATCTCGCCCTGTGAGCAACCAGGTATTTACCAACCTGCCTATGCGTCCTACTGGTACTTTCTGGCAGCTGGACAACGCCGATCAAATGCTGTCTGGTTTGGATGCAGAAGACGGTGTGATTGAAACTGGCATGAGCAAAACATTCCGCCTGTTGGCCAACCCAACAACCTCTGGCAGCATGGTAATTAAAGTAGCCTACGATGCCAACGGTAATGGTCCTGATGCTGCTGATATTCTTGATGCCAGCGCAGATCCTGAAGACAACATTTTTGTAGATATTCCTAACTACGACAATTCAAAACTGTATGTATTCTTTGAAAGTGGAATGGGTGCTTACAGCGGTTCATTTACCTACAGCGCTGTAGATGCTGCCGGTGCTACCAGCACAGAGCCTGCTCAGTACTCTTTCACTGCTATTCTGCCTATCAATGGTTTGGAACTGACTGGTAGCTATGGTAGCAGCAAGGGTAACCTCCGCTGGACAATCATCGACGGTGCTGAAGCTGCCTTCTATGTACTGGAAAGAAGCAACACTGCCAACGGATTTAAGCAAGTAGCTGTGGTACCTGCCAATGGTAATGCCTACAACTACATCGACGACCTGCATGGCTACATGGCCAACGATGCTTTCTACCGTGTGAAGTTGGTTCGTAAAAACGGAACCGTTTCTTACAGCAACATCGTAAGTCTGAAACTGGCTGCTATCACCGGCTTGCAACTTACCCCAACCGTAGTAAGCAGCGATTTGCAGGTTCGCTTCAACAACCCTAAAGCACAAGACGTAAGTGTACGGGTAATCAACATGGCTGGCCAGGTTGTAGCACAACAAAAAACCACTCAGCCTGCTGGTAACATCAGCATCAACGTAGGTGGTTTGGAAAGAATGCCAGTTGGTACTTACACCGTTCAAGTGTTTGCCGGCAACAATGTTCAACTCGGAAAGATTATTGTACAACATTGA
- the atpA gene encoding F0F1 ATP synthase subunit alpha — protein MVDIKPDEISAILRQQLSNFDAAANLEEVGTVLQVGDGIARIYGLNNVKSGELVEFENGVKAIALNLEEDNVGVVLMGDSAEIKEGDKARRTGQIASIKVGEGLLGRVINTLGQPIDGKGPIAGELYEMPLERKAPGVIFREPVKEPLQTGIKAIDAMIPIGRGQRELIIGDRQTGKTAIAIDTIINQKEFFEAGVPVYCIYVAIGQKASTIAGVMKTLEDNGAMAYTTIVAASASDPAPQQFYAPFAGAAIGEFFRDTGRPALIIYDDLSKQAVAYREVSLLLRRPPGREAYPGDVFYLHSRLLERAAKVIGKDEVAKNMNDLPESIKHLVKGGGSLTALPIIETQAGDVSAYIPTNVISITDGQIFLEGNLFNAGIRPAINVGISVSRVGGNAQIKSMKKVAGTLKLDQALYREMEAFSKFGGDLDAATKLVLDKGARNVEILKQLQYSPMSVEKQVAIIYLGTQGLLRDVAVKNVKAFEEHFMMEMENKLPNVLAEFKKGNLNDDSLKQMTELAKGLAAQYK, from the coding sequence ATGGTGGACATTAAGCCAGATGAGATTTCGGCGATTCTGCGCCAGCAGCTCAGCAACTTTGACGCCGCAGCCAACCTGGAAGAAGTAGGTACTGTGCTTCAGGTGGGTGACGGTATTGCCCGCATTTACGGCCTCAACAACGTAAAGAGTGGCGAACTCGTTGAATTTGAAAATGGCGTAAAAGCCATCGCCCTCAACCTCGAAGAAGACAACGTAGGTGTGGTACTGATGGGCGACAGCGCTGAAATTAAGGAAGGCGACAAAGCCCGCCGTACCGGTCAGATTGCCTCTATTAAAGTAGGTGAAGGTTTGCTGGGTCGTGTAATCAACACCCTCGGTCAGCCTATTGACGGCAAAGGCCCGATTGCTGGCGAACTGTACGAAATGCCGTTGGAACGCAAAGCTCCCGGTGTAATCTTCCGTGAGCCGGTAAAAGAACCGCTCCAAACTGGTATCAAGGCTATCGATGCCATGATTCCTATTGGTCGTGGCCAGCGTGAATTGATCATTGGCGACCGCCAGACTGGTAAAACTGCCATTGCTATCGACACTATCATCAACCAGAAGGAATTCTTCGAAGCTGGTGTACCTGTATATTGTATATATGTAGCCATCGGCCAAAAGGCGTCTACCATTGCTGGTGTAATGAAGACTCTGGAAGACAATGGTGCCATGGCCTATACTACTATTGTTGCGGCTTCTGCGTCTGACCCTGCTCCTCAGCAGTTCTACGCTCCTTTTGCCGGTGCTGCCATCGGTGAGTTCTTCCGCGACACCGGACGTCCTGCCCTGATTATCTATGATGACCTGAGTAAGCAAGCTGTGGCCTACCGTGAAGTGTCACTGCTGCTCCGTCGTCCTCCCGGTCGTGAAGCCTACCCTGGTGACGTATTCTACCTCCACAGCCGTTTGCTGGAGCGTGCCGCCAAGGTGATTGGTAAAGATGAAGTAGCCAAAAACATGAACGACCTGCCCGAAAGCATCAAGCATTTGGTGAAAGGTGGCGGTAGTCTGACTGCCCTGCCTATCATTGAAACACAGGCTGGCGACGTATCTGCCTACATTCCTACCAACGTAATCTCTATCACCGACGGTCAGATCTTCCTGGAAGGTAACCTGTTCAACGCTGGTATCCGCCCGGCCATTAACGTAGGTATCTCTGTAAGCCGCGTAGGTGGTAACGCCCAGATCAAGTCGATGAAGAAAGTAGCCGGTACCCTGAAACTGGATCAGGCCCTTTACCGCGAAATGGAAGCCTTCTCTAAGTTTGGTGGTGACCTGGACGCTGCTACAAAGCTGGTACTCGACAAAGGTGCCCGTAACGTGGAAATCCTGAAGCAGCTGCAATACTCTCCTATGAGTGTAGAAAAGCAGGTAGCTATCATTTACCTCGGTACACAAGGCCTGCTCCGCGATGTAGCGGTTAAGAATGTAAAGGCCTTTGAAGAGCACTTTATGATGGAAATGGAGAACAAACTGCCCAACGTACTGGCTGAATTCAAAAAAGGCAATCTGAACGACGATAGCCTGAAGCAAATGACCGAACTCGCCAAGGGTTTGGCTGCTCAGTATAAATAA
- a CDS encoding DUF2589 domain-containing protein: MATSKKAAAPARSQTATKAVATRKASTEPVDVAAKAIRSVAALSGNPRPLGAPSTNLTSELNNINFHKMIGGPLQAAIEAQTASAMATINFINAVGFTEVDGKKELVMVDFSHTKKDVDAEGKEVKTDSFIRVPLLAMLPIPSIRIETVDINFNVKLNSVETSNTSDKLNVAAEVKGGFGPVSFKVSASYQRQSSTGVKVEKEYSLNVKVKATQDEMPAGLEKILNMLAS, from the coding sequence ATGGCTACCAGTAAAAAAGCAGCTGCACCAGCCCGCAGCCAAACCGCTACTAAGGCCGTTGCCACACGTAAGGCTTCTACCGAGCCGGTAGACGTTGCTGCCAAAGCAATCCGATCTGTTGCTGCATTAAGTGGCAATCCCCGTCCGCTGGGGGCACCCAGCACCAACCTCACCAGTGAGCTCAACAACATCAACTTCCACAAGATGATTGGTGGCCCGCTGCAAGCCGCTATTGAAGCACAAACTGCTTCGGCAATGGCTACCATCAACTTTATCAATGCCGTAGGTTTTACAGAAGTCGACGGTAAAAAAGAATTGGTGATGGTCGACTTTTCGCATACCAAAAAAGATGTGGATGCGGAAGGCAAAGAAGTAAAAACCGATTCTTTTATCAGGGTGCCCTTGCTGGCTATGCTGCCCATCCCCTCTATCCGAATCGAAACGGTAGACATTAACTTCAACGTAAAGCTGAACTCCGTTGAAACGTCCAACACCAGCGACAAACTGAATGTAGCTGCCGAAGTAAAAGGCGGTTTTGGTCCGGTGAGCTTCAAAGTTTCTGCCTCTTACCAGCGCCAAAGCAGCACTGGTGTAAAGGTGGAAAAAGAATACAGCCTGAATGTGAAAGTAAAAGCCACTCAGGATGAAATGCCCGCAGGTTTGGAGAAAATCCTGAACATGCTGGCCAGCTAA
- a CDS encoding C1 family peptidase, translating to METSNYGMGWLPDLPDFRDYTADSTVVPAKLLAVGRTETVKAMLASANIKGSKPAKAPTTADLRGWCSPIEDQGSIGSCTAHAGVGMIEYFENRAFGRHLDASRLFLYKVTRNMLGWTGDTGAFLRTTMGAMALFGTPPESYWPYVISKYDQEPSAFLYAYGQSFQAIQFYRLDPPGTARPDILTSLKTHLAAGLPAMFGFTCYSSLYSESGRKGMIPFPSATEKTAGGHAVMAVGFDDNKTITNPNDKKKTKGAILIRNSWGTGWGEAGYGWLPYEYILRGLADDFWCLIKKEYINTGQFGI from the coding sequence ATGGAAACATCGAACTATGGCATGGGCTGGTTGCCCGATTTGCCCGACTTCCGCGATTACACCGCCGACAGTACTGTAGTGCCCGCCAAACTGCTGGCTGTGGGCCGCACCGAAACTGTAAAAGCCATGCTGGCTTCGGCCAACATTAAAGGTAGCAAGCCAGCAAAGGCACCAACAACTGCAGACCTTCGGGGTTGGTGCTCACCTATTGAAGACCAAGGTTCTATTGGCAGCTGCACGGCTCATGCTGGTGTGGGTATGATTGAGTATTTCGAGAACCGTGCCTTTGGCCGCCACCTCGATGCCTCAAGATTGTTTTTGTACAAAGTAACCCGCAACATGCTCGGCTGGACCGGCGACACAGGTGCCTTTCTGCGCACCACCATGGGTGCCATGGCTTTGTTTGGCACGCCGCCAGAATCTTACTGGCCCTATGTCATCAGCAAGTACGATCAGGAACCCAGTGCCTTTTTGTATGCTTACGGGCAAAGTTTTCAGGCCATTCAGTTTTACCGCCTCGATCCGCCGGGTACAGCCCGCCCCGATATTTTGACCAGCCTGAAAACACATTTGGCTGCAGGCTTACCTGCCATGTTTGGCTTTACCTGCTACAGCTCTTTGTATAGCGAAAGCGGTCGCAAGGGTATGATACCTTTCCCCAGTGCAACAGAAAAAACTGCTGGTGGTCATGCGGTAATGGCAGTTGGTTTTGATGACAACAAAACCATCACCAACCCCAACGATAAAAAGAAAACCAAAGGCGCCATCCTCATCCGTAATAGCTGGGGAACTGGTTGGGGCGAAGCGGGCTACGGCTGGCTGCCGTACGAATATATTTTGCGTGGCCTGGCCGACGACTTTTGGTGCCTCATCAAGAAAGAATACATCAATACCGGACAGTTCGGTATCTAA
- a CDS encoding protease inhibitor I42 family protein — protein sequence MRITLHIGESKTILLQKEAVGGYNWQLQNPDEESLQISTSILPAKSKVIGAGAVLEVKITATKKGTFLLLATYCRSWEKQAAKVQQYEVVVL from the coding sequence ATGCGTATCACATTGCACATTGGAGAAAGCAAAACCATTTTGCTGCAAAAGGAAGCTGTGGGCGGCTACAACTGGCAATTGCAGAATCCTGATGAAGAAAGTTTGCAAATCAGCACTTCAATATTGCCGGCCAAATCCAAAGTGATAGGGGCAGGTGCTGTACTCGAAGTAAAAATTACAGCTACCAAAAAAGGAACATTCCTGCTGTTGGCAACCTACTGCCGCAGTTGGGAAAAGCAAGCGGCTAAAGTGCAGCAATACGAAGTCGTTGTATTGTAG
- a CDS encoding PepSY-associated TM helix domain-containing protein, with amino-acid sequence MRFKKIIRNIHLWFGLSSGLIVVFLGLTGCILAFEVEIRNWTEDFRKVIPENRSFLPPSQLKTIANKHLTSGMALGIEYPGKDKAAIAPYYDSLHYELLFLNPYTGEVLQHKNMKKDFFRIVIDGHFYLWLPPHIGQPIVATATLMFVILMISGLILWWPKSKVGLKQRFSIKWNAKWRRVNYDLHNVLGFYMTWVAIFIAISGLAFGFEWVAKSIYFVSSGGEQMAPHEHPHSDSTQPLQHASMADYLWQQHLPQVKAHESMAVYFAHTKEDPLEVVVNHQPGTYYNSDFYHYDQYSGKELEATGSYAGKFATAKLADKIVRMNYDIHVGAVLGLPGKIMAFLASLLAASLPITGFIIWWGRRKKKAVKTSASS; translated from the coding sequence ATGCGTTTTAAAAAAATTATTCGCAACATTCACTTGTGGTTCGGTTTAAGTTCCGGGCTTATTGTTGTTTTTCTCGGCCTCACTGGTTGCATACTTGCTTTTGAAGTAGAAATCCGAAACTGGACCGAAGACTTTAGAAAAGTTATTCCTGAAAACCGTTCGTTTTTGCCACCGTCTCAACTCAAAACCATTGCCAACAAACACCTCACTTCCGGCATGGCATTGGGCATTGAATATCCCGGAAAAGACAAGGCAGCCATTGCCCCTTACTACGATTCGTTACATTATGAATTACTCTTTCTCAACCCCTACACTGGCGAAGTGCTGCAGCACAAAAACATGAAGAAAGATTTCTTTCGCATCGTCATTGATGGACACTTTTATCTGTGGCTGCCACCACATATTGGCCAACCCATTGTAGCCACTGCTACACTAATGTTTGTAATACTTATGATTAGCGGCCTCATTCTGTGGTGGCCCAAAAGCAAAGTAGGTCTTAAACAACGCTTCAGTATAAAATGGAATGCCAAGTGGCGAAGGGTGAACTACGACCTGCACAATGTGCTCGGATTTTACATGACCTGGGTGGCCATCTTTATTGCTATCAGTGGCCTGGCATTCGGATTTGAATGGGTGGCAAAAAGTATTTATTTCGTGAGCAGTGGCGGCGAACAGATGGCCCCACATGAACATCCGCACTCCGATAGCACTCAACCATTGCAGCATGCATCTATGGCGGATTATTTATGGCAGCAGCATCTGCCACAGGTAAAAGCTCATGAAAGCATGGCGGTGTATTTTGCGCATACAAAAGAAGACCCGCTGGAGGTTGTTGTTAATCATCAACCGGGCACTTATTACAACAGCGATTTTTACCATTATGATCAGTACAGTGGGAAAGAATTGGAAGCAACAGGCAGCTATGCAGGAAAATTTGCAACTGCAAAACTTGCCGACAAAATTGTTCGCATGAATTATGATATTCATGTTGGTGCAGTACTCGGGCTACCGGGTAAAATCATGGCATTTCTGGCCAGCCTGCTGGCAGCTAGCTTACCCATAACCGGCTTTATCATTTGGTGGGGACGGCGAAAAAAGAAAGCTGTGAAAACATCAGCCTCATCATAA
- a CDS encoding TonB-dependent receptor: MKHLQQFSFILLLCSILVAHSITSQAQQATGNISGTITTADNHPAEGVTISIQPTDRSAVADNNGHFELNGLNAGTYTLFITLIGHQDVSQTVTVTAGQTSNVSFSLTLKDRELNEVVVLGNKSMFKTNRISSSLRLQTPIQQLPQNIQVVTSKLIYNQQIFDMLEGVTRNVSGATRREHWDNYANITMRGSSVAAFRNGMNVSTTWGPLTEDMSMVERIEFVKGPAGFMLSNGDPAGFYNVVTKKPSGRSKGEVSMSLGSFDFYRTSADLDGKLSKDGKLLYRLNIMGQLKGAHRDYDFNNRYSIVPVLKYLIDEKTSVTLEYTHQFAEVNVIGSNYLFSKKGYADLPRDFTTAEARLAPTKMNDKSVLAIFEHKFNDRWKFTAQAAYFNYQQRGASLWPWGFQAGNDSLMQRGMSIWDIEGISKMGQAYLNGEVQTGSVGHKILAGIDLSNKDYYHDWNQGAALGTVFNIYAPVYGTATAPVFDRSKNIRERGVRYYNGYKGMYVQDELSFFNNMVRLTLAGRFTSLTTGNAYSGDYNSTRFTPRVGVSISLDKNTALYALNDQSFMENFGADWQGKSFDPIVGNNMELGIKKDWLNGKWNSTVAVYQITRKNVLTADLEHPNPAGGYFNRQTGEQTTKGLEVDIKGQLFRGLDVVVNYAFTEAKVTEDSKPENIGTQVAGSSRHIQNTWLNYRVETGALAGVGISLGYQYQAKRSPWFVFDGSNNSLPDYFRLDAGLSYQKGKMGFNLFVNNLLDEYLYSGGPYADYFYWQAEAGINARFSVNYRF; encoded by the coding sequence ATGAAGCATCTACAACAATTTTCATTCATTCTTTTATTGTGCAGCATACTGGTAGCACACAGTATCACTAGCCAGGCGCAGCAAGCCACCGGAAATATATCTGGTACTATTACTACTGCAGACAATCATCCTGCAGAAGGCGTAACCATCAGCATACAGCCAACCGATCGTAGTGCAGTGGCCGACAACAATGGCCATTTTGAATTGAACGGGTTAAATGCAGGAACCTATACCTTATTCATCACCCTCATTGGTCATCAGGATGTGAGCCAAACAGTAACAGTAACCGCTGGCCAAACGAGCAATGTGAGTTTTTCTTTGACACTGAAAGACAGGGAACTGAATGAAGTAGTGGTGCTGGGCAATAAATCCATGTTTAAAACAAACCGCATCAGCAGTTCACTGCGTTTGCAAACGCCCATTCAACAGCTGCCGCAAAACATTCAGGTAGTTACTTCCAAACTCATTTACAACCAACAAATTTTCGATATGCTGGAAGGCGTGACCCGCAATGTAAGCGGCGCTACCCGTAGGGAACACTGGGACAACTACGCCAACATAACCATGCGTGGTAGTAGTGTGGCCGCCTTTAGAAACGGCATGAATGTAAGCACCACATGGGGGCCGCTTACCGAAGACATGAGCATGGTAGAACGTATTGAATTTGTAAAAGGTCCGGCAGGCTTTATGCTTAGCAATGGCGACCCCGCAGGCTTTTACAATGTGGTAACTAAAAAACCAAGCGGACGCAGCAAGGGTGAAGTAAGTATGAGCCTCGGCAGTTTTGATTTTTACAGAACATCTGCCGATCTAGATGGCAAACTCAGCAAAGACGGCAAACTGTTGTACCGCCTCAACATCATGGGGCAGCTCAAAGGAGCTCACCGCGATTATGATTTCAACAACCGTTATTCCATTGTACCAGTATTGAAATATTTGATTGATGAAAAAACAAGTGTAACACTGGAGTACACGCATCAATTTGCTGAAGTAAACGTGATTGGCTCCAACTACCTGTTTTCTAAAAAAGGATATGCTGATTTGCCCCGTGATTTTACAACAGCAGAAGCCAGGCTGGCACCAACCAAAATGAATGACAAAAGTGTGCTGGCCATTTTTGAACACAAATTCAATGACCGTTGGAAGTTTACTGCACAAGCTGCCTACTTCAATTATCAGCAGCGTGGTGCATCGCTGTGGCCATGGGGCTTTCAGGCCGGCAACGACAGCCTGATGCAACGCGGCATGAGCATTTGGGATATTGAAGGCATCAGCAAAATGGGACAGGCATACCTGAATGGAGAAGTTCAAACAGGCAGTGTTGGCCACAAAATTTTAGCCGGTATTGACCTGAGCAATAAAGACTATTACCATGATTGGAATCAGGGTGCAGCATTGGGCACTGTGTTCAATATTTATGCACCTGTATATGGCACGGCTACCGCTCCTGTTTTTGATCGAAGCAAAAACATTCGTGAACGTGGCGTTCGGTATTACAATGGTTACAAAGGCATGTATGTGCAAGATGAATTGAGTTTCTTCAACAACATGGTACGCCTTACATTGGCTGGTCGTTTCACATCGCTTACCACCGGCAATGCATACAGCGGCGATTACAACAGCACCCGTTTCACACCACGTGTAGGTGTAAGTATTTCACTGGATAAAAACACAGCTTTGTATGCGTTGAATGACCAATCATTCATGGAAAACTTTGGTGCAGACTGGCAGGGAAAATCATTTGACCCCATTGTGGGTAACAACATGGAGCTGGGTATTAAAAAAGACTGGCTCAATGGGAAATGGAACAGCACTGTAGCCGTGTATCAAATCACCAGAAAAAATGTTCTCACTGCCGACCTCGAACACCCCAATCCAGCCGGCGGTTATTTCAATCGGCAAACGGGAGAGCAAACCACCAAAGGTTTGGAAGTTGACATTAAAGGACAGCTGTTTCGTGGTCTTGATGTTGTAGTAAATTATGCTTTTACCGAAGCCAAAGTAACAGAAGACAGCAAACCTGAAAACATTGGGACACAAGTAGCAGGCAGCAGTCGCCACATACAAAACACATGGCTCAATTATCGTGTTGAAACAGGCGCATTGGCAGGCGTGGGCATTTCGTTGGGCTATCAATATCAGGCAAAACGTTCGCCGTGGTTTGTGTTTGATGGCAGCAACAATAGTTTGCCCGATTACTTCCGTTTGGATGCAGGTTTATCGTATCAGAAAGGAAAAATGGGATTCAATTTGTTTGTGAACAATCTGCTGGATGAATACCTCTATTCTGGCGGGCCTTACGCCGATTATTTTTATTGGCAGGCCGAAGCCGGCATCAATGCACGTTTCAGTGTAAACTACCGCTTCTAA